The genomic interval AAGCAGCAGGCGGCAGTAATTGTATTCGAGTATATTGAAACCTGGTATAATAAAAAAAGGATTCATTCTGCTCTAGGATATGTCTCACCGAAAGAATTTGAAGAACTTTTAAACAAACAGAAAATTGCGGCTTAACCATTTGTCCGCTTAACTATTGCAATTCCAGATTGATGCGGCAAAAAGTTTAAGCGTTGACCTAGATCCCTTACAAACTGATGCCTTGTTTAATGGTGAGAAGATTTCAGTGGATAAATTTAACGCTAATGATGAATGGGTTAAAAATTCAGAAAGGGTCGAAGTATTAAAAGCTAATGGTAGTCCGGACTATTATATCGTTGATAGGTATAACCAGGATTCTAAATACATTATGAAGTTAGAAGTTAGAGAATTTGTGTCTTATTCCTATCCTTCTTTCGGGATATCAGCCATCACAATACCAATCAAAGTTCGGCCTGAATTTTCCAAAGGAGAAGTGGTTGTTCCCGGTGAGGCAGTTGCTGCCCTGAATATTGGGGCTTTTGGAAGCTATCGCCTTACGAAAAAGCATATCAAGAATGATTTAGGTACATATAAGGCGATTGATAAGGCTTCACTTCAAGCTGGACCGTTTCTGTCGACTTCCGTAGTATCATTAGATAACAAAAATACAACAGTTGGTGACAAACCACTTGATAGTACTTCAACACGAACTTTGGCAGCCATTAGTGCCGGTTTAGGGATAACTGGAAATTTCAAAGGACTTCAAATTGGATTTTTTGGAGGGTGGGATTTTGGAATAGGAAAACAAACTAAAAACTGGAACCAGCAAGGCAAAGTTTGGTGGGGTTTCGGTATTGGTTATAAAATCACTGATTTCTTTGCTCAAAAATCTGATTAATGCATCTTCAAAACTCAATCGAGCTTGCAGATAAGTTGTATAATAAGAACTGGAGTGATTTTAGAAATAGTATCTAAAAATTGCTGGGCAATAATGTTTTTGGATCCTATCTTGTTTGGTCCAAAAAGCCATACCTTTTTGAGCCATCACCAATATCCCTTAACAAAGTTATATTCAGTGCTAAATTGATAGCCCAAAAAGTAGGTTCAGAAAATAATTTACAATAATATTATTGATACTGACTTTTTGATACCAGTCATGTAGGTTTTGAATTAAACTGAATCTTTTTCCTCGTTTGTAAGAGCTTCAAGTTCCTTTTCAAGCTCTTCGATGCTGGGAAGTTTTCCCTTAAGATTTTTGGGAATGCTATCAGTGATCTTGTATTCTGAAATTCCGATAGGTTTATTTATATCCTTCAAAGCATATTCAGCAACTACCTTGTTCTTATCCTGGCAAATCAAAAGACCGATGCTTGGTTGATCCAGGTCGGTTTTTAGAACATCATCCACCACAGAAAGGTAAAAATTTAATTTCCCGGCATATTCCGGAATAAACTTTCCGGTCTTTAGTTCTATAACCACATAAGACCTAAGCTTTAAATGGTAAAAAAGCAGATCAATATAAAAATCAGAGCCTGCGACATCCAGGTGGTATTGCCTTCCTACAAAAGCAAAGCCTGCTCCCAATTCTAATAAGAATTTAACAATATGGTCTGTTAATGCATTTTCCAGATCCTTCTCTTTGTAATCGTCAGCCAGAGATATGAAGTCAAACAGGTAAGGATCTTTCGTAACTTGTTGCGCCAGATCAGACTGGGTAGGAGGGAGACGGTTTGCAAAATTGGTAATGGCTTTGCCTTTCCTTTTTAAATAACCGGATTCAATCTGCATGACCATGATATCTCTTGACCACCCATTCCTCGCTGTTTCCTGGATGTAAAATAGCCTGTCGCTTTCATTCTTTACTTTACCTAGCAAGGTAATATGATGGTACCAGGTAATTTGTGCAAGTGACGCTTGCACAAATTTAGGATCCGAATAGGCCTTAGCGAATTGTCGCATGTATTTAAGGTTTCTCACTGATAGACCATGCATATCTGCAAATTCACTTTT from Dyadobacter sp. NIV53 carries:
- a CDS encoding YhcG family protein, with the translated sequence MSALPDQYPLILSELKVAIRQSRLKALLSANAEMLLLYWKIGKTILDQQDQSGWGSKVIEQLAKDLKSEFADMHGLSVRNLKYMRQFAKAYSDPKFVQASLAQITWYHHITLLGKVKNESDRLFYIQETARNGWSRDIMVMQIESGYLKRKGKAITNFANRLPPTQSDLAQQVTKDPYLFDFISLADDYKEKDLENALTDHIVKFLLELGAGFAFVGRQYHLDVAGSDFYIDLLFYHLKLRSYVVIELKTGKFIPEYAGKLNFYLSVVDDVLKTDLDQPSIGLLICQDKNKVVAEYALKDINKPIGISEYKITDSIPKNLKGKLPSIEELEKELEALTNEEKDSV